The proteins below come from a single Miscanthus floridulus cultivar M001 chromosome 1, ASM1932011v1, whole genome shotgun sequence genomic window:
- the LOC136470896 gene encoding malate dehydrogenase, glyoxysomal-like: MQPDANAPSHRLARVAAHLNPQRSQMEEGVGASALRPAVCRAKGGAPGFKVAILGAAGGIGQPLSLLMKMNPLVSVLHLYDVVNTPGVTADISHMDTSAVVRGFLGAQQLDAALTGMDLVIIPAGLPRKPGMTRDDLFNKNAGIVRTLCEGVARCCPNAIVNLISNPVNSTVPIAAEVFKKAGTYDPKRLLGVTTLDVARANTFVAEVLGVDPRDVSVPVVGGHAGVTILPLLSQVTPPSSFTQDEIKYLTDRIQNGGTEVVEAKAGSGSATLSMAFAAAKFGDACLRAMRGDAGIVECSYVASEVTELPFFATKVRLGRGGAEEILPLGPLNDFERAGLEAAKKELSESIQKGIAFVSK; this comes from the exons ATGCAGCCCGACGCCAACGCCCCCTCCCACCGCCTCGCCCGCGTCGCCGCGCACCTGAACCCCCAGCGCTCGCAGATGGAGGAAGGCGTGGGCGCGTCCGCGCTGAGGCCCGCGGTGTGCCGCGCCAAGGGCGGCGCGCCTGGGTTCAAGGTCGCGATCCTGGGCGCCGCGGGCGGGATCGGACAGCCGTTGTCGCTGCTCATGAAGATGAACCCTCTCGTGTCCGTGCTCCACCTCTACGATGTCGTCAACACGCCCGGTGTCACTGCCGATATCAGCCACATGGACACCAGCGCTGTG GTCCGTGGCTTCCTTGGGGCACAGCAGCTTGATGCAGCACTTACAGGAATGGACCTTGTAATCATACCCGCTGGTCTGCCTAGGAAACCAGGAATGACAAGGGATGATTTATTCAACAAAAATGCTGGGATTGTTCGTACACTTTGTGAAGGCGTTGCAAGATGCTGTCCTAATGCAATTGTGAATTTGATCAGCAACCCAGTGAACTCAACTGTCCCCATTGCTGCTGAGGTTTTCAAGAAAGCTGGAACTTATGATCCCAAGCGTCTTCTTGGAGTGACAACGCTTGATGTTGCGAGGGCTAACACCTTTGTG GCCGAAGTGCTTGGAGTTGATCCAAGAGATGTCAGTGTTCCTGTTGTTGGTGGGCATGCTGGGGTAACTATATTGCCCCTCCTCTCCCAG GTCACACCTCCAAGCTCATTCACTCAAGACGAAATCAAATATTTGACAGACCGCATACAGAATGGTGGCACAGAAGTTGTGGAG GCAAAGGCTGGATCAGGCTCTGCGACTCTGTCAATG gcTTTTGCTGCTGCAAAATTCGGTGATGCATGCTTGCGAGCTATGCGGGGCGATGCTGGCATTGTGGAATGCTCATATGTTGCATCCGAG GTGACAGAACTGCCGTTCTTTGCAACAAAAGTGAGGCTTGGCCGTGGCGGTGCTGAGGAGATCCTCCCTCTTGGACCTTTGAATGATTTTGAGAG AGCTGGTCTGGAAGCGGCAAAGAAGGAACTGAGCGAGAGCATTCAGAAGGGCATCGCTTTCGTGAGCAAGTGA